From a region of the Pseudanabaena sp. ABRG5-3 genome:
- a CDS encoding cyanoexosortase A system-associated protein, whose amino-acid sequence MENEGEQSASKIDTTEQSADQIDIASLEQVKPSNDLSSDLSKPKYQRLRFGLLAVLVTGSLLIFVRSVLDSGLGKPTPLIFPENIELTQAKTTNSEAIIDTKNFPFKPKYLSGQSYRFLVDNQPIDIALRYAVGTEGDIPLFLKELINIEFKDDEFRQKIVRRDPIGYYAAFTYQDRAYLTACINPRGISTVTKEQFDDNASNHVMDRDVIIGWLLGQRDLRDRRCLWTLISTPLASDRDREAVTQKLEKIWISWYEWWKPKFPQP is encoded by the coding sequence ATGGAAAATGAAGGGGAGCAATCAGCCTCAAAAATAGATACAACAGAACAGTCAGCCGATCAAATAGATATAGCTAGTCTCGAACAAGTTAAACCAAGCAATGATCTATCAAGTGATTTGTCCAAGCCCAAGTACCAAAGACTTCGCTTTGGGTTACTTGCGGTTTTAGTGACTGGGAGCCTGTTAATTTTTGTGCGCTCAGTTCTTGACAGTGGGCTTGGGAAGCCAACACCTCTAATTTTTCCTGAAAATATCGAACTAACACAAGCGAAAACGACAAACTCAGAGGCAATTATCGATACTAAAAACTTTCCTTTTAAACCCAAATATCTATCGGGACAAAGTTATCGTTTCTTAGTAGATAATCAGCCGATTGATATCGCTTTGAGATATGCAGTAGGTACAGAAGGGGATATTCCTCTCTTTCTCAAAGAATTAATCAATATCGAGTTTAAAGATGATGAATTCAGACAAAAAATAGTGCGCCGAGATCCCATTGGTTATTATGCAGCGTTTACCTATCAAGATCGGGCATATTTAACTGCTTGCATTAATCCAAGGGGTATTTCTACTGTTACTAAAGAACAATTTGATGATAATGCGAGTAATCATGTGATGGATCGTGATGTCATCATTGGTTGGTTACTAGGACAAAGAGATCTCCGCGATCGGCGTTGTCTATGGACATTAATTTCCACACCATTAGCATCTGATCGCGATCGCGAGGCAGTCACTCAAAAATTAGAGAAAATTTGGATTTCGTGGTATGAATGGTGGAAACCAAAGTTCCCCCAGCCTTAA
- a CDS encoding HpsJ family protein, with product MSNPNSNSTEVITANLLRFAGYGLLLLALSNFADALIPPRFGQDAGWEFSTLGKLVGTSPVPIIGLILVFYGEATARSPLGKTILKILSWLSLVLSILFVIMLLIGISAAIRINGDNNTQASAVLSQQLSQFSAIKENLKNTNDTNLRKAAEFIEKRSPNIKLNKDNPAELRKQLETEIVKSENAIKQNIQEGQTKAGRQLIKQACKWYFEAIVSAFVLFGIWNQTKWTRTNSRRKKKGGKTPTSLADVASAPTLENETSDSEN from the coding sequence ATGAGTAACCCTAATTCAAATTCTACTGAGGTAATTACCGCTAACCTACTCCGTTTCGCAGGTTATGGACTTTTATTGCTAGCACTTTCTAACTTTGCTGATGCACTAATTCCACCTAGATTTGGTCAAGATGCTGGATGGGAATTCAGCACATTAGGTAAGCTAGTTGGCACTTCTCCCGTTCCAATTATTGGTTTAATTTTGGTGTTTTATGGTGAAGCTACTGCCCGTTCACCTCTCGGCAAGACCATCTTAAAAATTCTGTCGTGGCTGTCGTTAGTATTGAGTATTTTATTTGTGATAATGCTATTAATAGGTATTAGCGCCGCAATTCGTATTAATGGAGATAATAATACTCAAGCTAGTGCAGTTTTGTCTCAACAACTTTCGCAGTTCAGTGCAATTAAGGAAAATCTTAAAAACACTAATGACACTAATTTACGTAAAGCTGCCGAGTTTATTGAGAAGCGATCGCCAAATATTAAATTGAATAAGGATAATCCTGCTGAACTTAGGAAACAGTTAGAAACAGAGATTGTTAAAAGTGAAAATGCAATCAAGCAAAATATTCAAGAAGGGCAAACTAAAGCAGGTCGTCAACTAATTAAGCAAGCATGTAAATGGTATTTTGAAGCTATTGTTTCAGCCTTTGTCCTATTTGGCATTTGGAATCAAACCAAATGGACAAGAACTAACTCACGACGCAAGAAAAAAGGTGGTAAAACACCAACTAGCTTGGCTGATGTTGCTAGTGCGCCAACATTGGAGAATGAAACATCCGATTCTGAAAATTAA
- a CDS encoding NAD(P)/FAD-dependent oxidoreductase, which translates to MTRICILGGGFGGLYTALNLSRLPWAVMPEIILIDKSDRFLFTPFLYELITAEMQEWEIAPTFTELFADTGIQFMQGTVTNINFEAQQVEVNIGQRSLVEYDHLVLAIGGETPMHFVAGASEYAIPFRNLNDFYRLNSKLELLEASNRDKIRVCIAGGGSSGVELACKIADRLKERGRVRLVDRNDKILVNSTDANRAIAELALSQRGVWTDLNTRVSQVTEDEVTLDYADGSDTLPVDIVLWTVGSTFSKVIQNLPIAHNRLGAIATEPTLQVQGYPHVFAIGDLAGLETNGQTLPATAQVAFQQSQYCAWNIWASINQKSLVNFSYIPLGEFISLGIDGATASILGKFSIDGLPAHAMRRLAYLLRMPTLQHQWKIGTHWLTKPLIEIFRKSV; encoded by the coding sequence ATGACACGAATTTGTATTCTTGGTGGTGGTTTTGGCGGTTTGTATACTGCTCTAAATCTATCCCGTCTGCCTTGGGCGGTCATGCCTGAAATTATCCTGATTGATAAAAGCGATCGCTTTTTATTTACGCCATTTCTCTACGAGTTGATCACTGCCGAAATGCAGGAATGGGAAATTGCACCCACATTTACGGAACTGTTTGCAGATACAGGCATCCAGTTTATGCAGGGAACTGTGACCAATATTAATTTTGAGGCGCAGCAAGTAGAAGTTAATATCGGTCAGCGTAGTTTGGTGGAATATGACCATCTCGTTTTGGCGATCGGGGGCGAAACACCAATGCACTTTGTGGCTGGAGCTTCAGAATATGCAATTCCATTTCGGAATCTGAATGACTTTTATCGACTCAATAGCAAGCTGGAACTGTTAGAAGCCTCCAACCGCGACAAGATCCGTGTATGTATTGCAGGTGGCGGTAGTAGCGGTGTTGAGCTTGCGTGTAAAATTGCTGACCGCCTCAAAGAGCGGGGGCGGGTGCGTCTTGTTGATCGCAATGACAAAATTTTAGTCAACTCTACCGATGCGAATCGAGCGATCGCTGAGCTTGCGCTCTCTCAACGTGGTGTCTGGACGGATCTCAATACTAGAGTTTCTCAAGTAACGGAGGATGAAGTTACCCTTGACTATGCCGATGGCAGCGATACATTACCCGTAGATATTGTGCTTTGGACAGTGGGTAGTACTTTCTCGAAGGTGATTCAAAATTTACCCATTGCCCATAATCGCCTTGGCGCGATCGCCACGGAGCCAACTTTACAGGTTCAAGGCTATCCCCATGTATTTGCGATCGGCGATTTAGCAGGACTAGAGACCAATGGACAGACTTTACCAGCTACAGCACAAGTTGCCTTTCAGCAATCGCAATATTGTGCTTGGAATATCTGGGCTAGCATTAACCAAAAATCCTTAGTAAACTTTAGCTATATTCCTCTTGGTGAATTTATTAGTTTAGGAATTGATGGGGCAACTGCTTCCATTTTGGGCAAATTTAGCATTGATGGATTACCAGCTCATGCCATGAGAAGGCTAGCCTATTTATTAAGAATGCCAACCCTCCAACATCAATGGAAGATTGGCACGCATTGGCTAACTAAACCCTTAATTGAAATATTTAGAAAGTCTGTATAA
- a CDS encoding sensor histidine kinase has product MAKSVLLAQLSEEQSMMWHKALSSHQLEVWAAPESQDLLKLLAQKFQAQQPLPELIISDIGVRYGGGTSLLATELCKWCAEHVPHVRVLLVNPRQTQIKEVEKRWATRRGAIDLLPKISIDNLSYAFTIAAQVLGIEVKSESLQTVITNLKYQKTQLDRGAVHGKSIRQTATEELARKMAMIPLMVMASEPTTESNQHTLPSQKRQLALDATISELKLYDLQIDLEQVGAIARQLFQDNPLLPALVVQDQGNYVGMLSRRRFLECLSKPYAIELFTKRPLRVLYEQAQSEILQLHGNTSIVLASQLALSRLNDEIYEPIIVHLDGDIYSVLDIHDLLQAQSYIHELATKLLREQTQTTMFQTEKMASLGQIVAEVSHDIRNPVSAIYGNTESLLTYIEGVMQILRAYEKEYGTSAPAISETLEQVDWDFVRSDLPQVVRSIQSGSKYLRRLVDTLQSLSHMKDNAMPEPVDLIECVDSSLMILSSRIRNIQIVKNYINLPKINGYSDRLIQVFMNLIGNALDALIDLRSQPDLIRQRHQILHKEVDEIHSSGNLQTVSEITWQPLVMISATIAKIDDRNWVSIKIADNGMGIPHEIQDRIFDSFFTTKGNTKGTGLGLAICHQIITQQHNGKIVLRSPYLNDRGDVTIGTEFEVLLPTMAL; this is encoded by the coding sequence GTGGCTAAATCTGTCTTGCTCGCTCAGTTGTCAGAAGAGCAATCGATGATGTGGCATAAAGCCTTATCATCACATCAGCTAGAAGTTTGGGCAGCGCCTGAATCACAAGATTTGTTAAAGCTGCTTGCTCAAAAATTTCAAGCTCAACAGCCTTTGCCAGAATTAATTATTTCTGATATTGGCGTGAGATATGGGGGCGGGACATCCTTACTAGCCACTGAACTATGTAAATGGTGTGCAGAGCATGTACCCCATGTAAGAGTTCTGCTCGTAAATCCTCGGCAAACTCAAATTAAGGAAGTAGAAAAGCGTTGGGCAACTCGTAGGGGAGCGATTGACCTATTACCGAAGATTTCTATAGATAATCTTAGCTATGCTTTTACCATTGCTGCCCAAGTCTTAGGGATAGAGGTGAAATCAGAGTCCCTGCAAACTGTGATTACCAATCTCAAATATCAAAAGACTCAACTAGATCGAGGTGCAGTTCATGGTAAAAGCATCAGGCAAACTGCAACTGAAGAGTTAGCCCGCAAAATGGCAATGATTCCGTTAATGGTGATGGCAAGTGAGCCTACAACAGAATCAAATCAACATACATTGCCAAGCCAGAAGCGTCAATTAGCTCTAGATGCGACTATTTCAGAATTAAAGTTATATGATTTGCAAATTGATTTGGAGCAGGTAGGGGCGATCGCTCGACAGCTTTTTCAGGATAATCCCCTCTTGCCAGCACTTGTAGTTCAAGACCAAGGTAACTATGTCGGCATGTTATCTCGTCGCAGGTTTCTAGAATGTTTGAGCAAACCTTATGCGATTGAATTATTTACCAAACGACCATTAAGGGTTCTCTATGAGCAAGCTCAATCAGAAATTCTGCAATTACATGGTAATACCTCTATTGTCTTAGCATCTCAATTAGCACTCAGTCGCTTAAATGATGAGATTTATGAGCCTATCATCGTTCATCTTGATGGAGATATTTATTCTGTACTGGATATTCATGATCTATTACAAGCGCAGTCTTATATCCATGAACTAGCTACTAAGCTTTTGCGTGAACAGACCCAAACTACGATGTTTCAAACGGAAAAAATGGCAAGTTTGGGACAAATTGTAGCTGAGGTATCCCATGATATTCGCAATCCTGTATCTGCAATTTATGGCAATACTGAGAGTCTCTTAACTTACATTGAAGGTGTAATGCAAATTTTGCGGGCTTACGAAAAGGAATATGGAACTTCAGCACCAGCTATTAGCGAAACATTAGAACAAGTTGATTGGGATTTTGTGCGCTCAGATTTGCCACAGGTTGTACGAAGCATTCAATCTGGATCAAAGTATCTACGGCGCTTAGTGGATACTTTACAGAGTCTATCGCATATGAAAGATAATGCGATGCCAGAACCAGTTGATTTAATAGAATGTGTTGATAGTAGTTTAATGATCCTCAGTAGCCGTATTAGGAATATACAGATTGTAAAAAATTATATTAATCTTCCCAAAATCAATGGATATAGCGATCGCTTAATTCAGGTGTTTATGAACTTGATCGGTAATGCGCTAGATGCTTTGATAGATCTGCGATCGCAACCTGATTTGATCAGACAACGGCATCAAATTCTACATAAAGAAGTAGATGAAATTCACAGCTCAGGGAATCTTCAGACAGTATCGGAGATTACATGGCAGCCATTGGTAATGATTTCTGCCACAATTGCCAAAATTGATGATCGCAACTGGGTATCGATCAAGATTGCCGACAATGGTATGGGAATTCCCCATGAGATTCAGGATCGAATTTTTGATAGTTTCTTTACTACCAAAGGGAACACCAAAGGTACGGGCTTAGGGTTAGCAATTTGCCATCAGATTATTACACAGCAGCATAATGGCAAAATTGTATTGCGATCGCCCTATCTCAATGACAGAGGTGATGTCACGATAGGAACTGAATTTGAAGTACTTTTGCCAACTATGGCTCTATAG
- a CDS encoding ABC transporter ATP-binding protein has translation MLTNDLITPLPEVSESRREIVRLNEVCKYYGQDDTLVKALDNVSFVIKQGEYCAIMGASGSGKSTCMNIIGCLDSTTSGHYFLDEEDVSGMEEKDLAKVRNLKIGFVFQQYHLLPQLSALENVMLPMAYANVRPKEQKERAAAALERVAMGHRLNNRPNQMSGGQQQRVAIARAIVNNPVMLLADEPTGALDSHTTAEVIELFGELNDSGITVVMVTHEADVARNTQRIIWFRDGQIMNDHLSPADLNHVI, from the coding sequence ATGCTAACCAACGACCTCATCACACCCCTTCCTGAAGTATCCGAATCAAGACGCGAAATTGTGCGCCTTAATGAAGTTTGTAAATACTATGGTCAAGATGACACCTTAGTAAAAGCCTTAGATAATGTCAGCTTTGTGATTAAGCAAGGGGAATATTGCGCGATCATGGGGGCTTCAGGTTCGGGCAAATCCACCTGCATGAATATCATCGGTTGTCTCGATAGCACCACCTCTGGTCACTATTTTCTGGATGAAGAAGATGTCTCAGGCATGGAGGAGAAGGATCTTGCTAAGGTTCGCAATCTCAAAATTGGCTTTGTGTTCCAGCAATATCACCTACTACCACAACTCTCGGCTTTGGAGAATGTGATGTTACCAATGGCTTATGCCAATGTGCGCCCCAAGGAGCAAAAGGAACGGGCGGCGGCGGCACTAGAACGGGTAGCTATGGGACATCGCCTCAATAATCGCCCCAATCAGATGTCTGGTGGTCAACAGCAGAGGGTGGCGATCGCCAGAGCGATCGTCAATAATCCAGTAATGTTACTTGCCGATGAGCCGACTGGGGCGCTAGATTCCCATACAACGGCTGAAGTCATCGAATTATTTGGTGAACTGAATGACAGTGGCATTACTGTGGTGATGGTGACCCATGAAGCAGATGTTGCAAGAAATACCCAACGAATTATCTGGTTCCGCGATGGTCAAATCATGAATGATCACCTCTCTCCTGCCGATCTCAACCATGTAATTTGA
- a CDS encoding ABC transporter permease yields the protein MDTWESLRMAGKTLAANRLRSTLTMLGIIIGNASVILMVGVGQGAQKYASQQFQALGTDVIFVITGTDNARRNVIAPPNRLVLADAEAIATQVPTVRSVAPQINGSELAIAGNNTKRATLIGTTDNYVKVRTAEVGSGRFFNAEDIKRNSRVVTLGSAIARDLFPQGNALGQTVRIRGTSYEVIGIMSEKGAFLGTNQDDTIFLPITTMTSRLTGKTSPYGVAVAVINVSATSNDNVSAAQFQIANLLRLRHRTSDINADDTFTIRTQQDALEIVGNITGALTIMLAAIAGISLLVGGIGIMNIMLVSVTERTSEIGLRKAIGASPSDILMQFTIEAVILSLLGGAIGTAIGIGGILLIAAVSPLQAGVSISAICLAVGVSGGIGLFFGIFPARQAARLDPIVALRSI from the coding sequence ATGGATACTTGGGAAAGCTTACGCATGGCAGGGAAAACCCTTGCAGCTAATCGATTGCGTAGCACATTGACGATGCTAGGTATCATCATTGGCAATGCCTCAGTAATTTTGATGGTGGGTGTTGGGCAAGGTGCTCAGAAATATGCCTCACAGCAGTTTCAGGCATTAGGTACGGATGTGATCTTTGTAATTACGGGAACTGATAATGCACGCCGTAATGTGATCGCGCCGCCCAATCGTCTCGTCCTTGCCGATGCCGAAGCGATCGCTACTCAAGTACCAACAGTCCGCAGTGTTGCCCCCCAGATCAATGGCTCAGAACTAGCGATCGCAGGTAATAACACCAAACGCGCCACCCTGATTGGCACAACCGATAATTATGTAAAAGTAAGAACTGCGGAGGTTGGGTCAGGACGCTTTTTTAATGCAGAAGATATTAAGCGTAATTCAAGGGTGGTGACTTTAGGATCAGCGATCGCCAGAGATTTATTTCCACAGGGTAACGCCCTCGGGCAGACAGTCAGAATACGTGGTACTAGCTACGAAGTAATCGGCATCATGTCCGAGAAAGGCGCATTTTTAGGAACTAACCAAGATGACACGATCTTTTTGCCGATTACGACAATGACGAGTCGCCTCACAGGTAAAACCTCACCCTATGGCGTTGCCGTTGCCGTAATTAACGTATCGGCAACCAGTAACGATAATGTCAGCGCCGCCCAGTTCCAAATTGCCAATCTATTAAGGTTGCGCCACCGTACTTCCGATATCAATGCTGACGACACATTTACCATTCGTACCCAACAGGATGCTTTAGAAATAGTTGGTAACATCACAGGCGCACTAACGATCATGCTTGCCGCGATCGCAGGAATTTCGCTCCTAGTCGGTGGCATCGGCATTATGAACATCATGCTCGTCTCAGTTACCGAACGCACCAGCGAAATAGGACTGCGTAAAGCGATCGGTGCATCTCCCAGCGACATTCTGATGCAATTCACCATTGAAGCTGTGATTTTGTCCTTACTAGGCGGTGCGATCGGTACAGCGATCGGTATTGGTGGCATCCTGTTAATCGCCGCAGTTTCCCCTCTCCAAGCAGGTGTATCCATCAGTGCAATTTGTCTAGCCGTCGGTGTATCGGGTGGCATTGGTCTATTTTTCGGTATTTTCCCCGCCCGCCAAGCGGCAAGACTAGATCCAATTGTGGCTCTAAGAAGCATTTAA
- a CDS encoding 2TM domain-containing protein gives MPKLSKPPDPNDPEYQNLERRVNFYLHLAIYSACSTCMWFIQSITEKVWIWSVWVAVIWGILILGHGIWVLTKEKQTQQV, from the coding sequence ATGCCTAAGCTATCCAAGCCGCCAGATCCTAACGATCCTGAATACCAAAACCTTGAACGTAGAGTTAACTTTTATCTACACCTCGCTATCTATTCTGCTTGCAGTACCTGCATGTGGTTCATCCAATCTATCACCGAAAAAGTATGGATCTGGTCAGTGTGGGTCGCAGTAATTTGGGGAATATTGATCCTCGGACATGGTATCTGGGTACTGACGAAGGAAAAGCAAACACAACAAGTCTAG
- a CDS encoding DUF29 domain-containing protein, with protein sequence METNLYETDFYSWTVEQSQFLQSGKFEHLDLINLSEEIASLGRQERRDLENRLGVLIGHLLKWLYQPEKLSRSWQVTINAQRREIKKLLANNPSLKSHLDVVIAEGFIQGLDLVFTETPLKKKDLPSELPYSQDQIFDSSFPEDIDFEF encoded by the coding sequence ATGGAAACTAACTTGTATGAAACTGATTTTTACAGTTGGACAGTCGAACAGTCTCAGTTCCTACAATCTGGCAAGTTTGAGCATCTAGACTTGATCAATTTATCAGAGGAGATTGCGTCTTTGGGTAGACAGGAAAGACGAGATTTAGAGAATCGTTTAGGTGTTCTGATTGGGCATTTATTAAAGTGGCTATATCAACCCGAAAAGCTTAGTAGAAGTTGGCAAGTAACGATTAACGCGCAAAGGAGAGAAATTAAGAAACTTTTAGCTAACAACCCTAGTTTAAAATCTCATCTAGATGTCGTGATCGCGGAAGGTTTTATCCAAGGATTAGATTTAGTATTTACAGAAACTCCTTTAAAGAAAAAAGATTTACCCTCTGAACTTCCCTATAGTCAAGATCAAATTTTTGATAGTAGTTTTCCTGAGGACATTGATTTTGAATTTTAG
- a CDS encoding Uma2 family endonuclease, with the protein MSASLLKSNLNTISLEEFLALPETKPASEYIDGRIYQKPMPQFQHSTFQAEIVTSINQIGKPHKTAFAFPELRCNFGGISLVPDISVLRGQNIPFLPNGRVSNKVPLAPDWVIEILSPAQSPLLVMNKIGLAITNGSQLGWLISPQQELIVVYVGDQIPETKKGKDLLPVLDVLGDWQISVDDVFNLLSLQ; encoded by the coding sequence ATGTCAGCTAGTTTATTAAAATCTAACCTCAATACTATTTCCTTAGAGGAATTTTTAGCTCTACCAGAAACTAAACCTGCTAGTGAATATATCGATGGTCGAATCTATCAAAAGCCAATGCCACAGTTTCAACACAGTACCTTCCAAGCAGAAATAGTTACATCGATCAACCAAATTGGCAAACCCCATAAAACTGCTTTTGCTTTTCCAGAACTGCGCTGTAATTTTGGTGGGATATCACTAGTTCCTGATATTTCTGTGTTACGGGGGCAAAATATTCCTTTTCTGCCCAATGGAAGAGTTAGCAATAAAGTTCCATTAGCTCCTGATTGGGTGATTGAAATCCTGTCACCAGCACAATCACCTTTACTCGTGATGAATAAAATTGGTTTAGCAATTACCAATGGTTCACAACTAGGTTGGTTAATTTCTCCGCAACAAGAGTTAATTGTGGTGTATGTTGGGGATCAGATTCCTGAAACCAAGAAAGGTAAGGACTTATTACCTGTTTTAGATGTTTTAGGGGATTGGCAAATATCGGTAGATGATGTGTTCAATCTTCTGAGTTTACAATAG
- a CDS encoding DUF3181 family protein: MSTTERIEQLAAAIAEDVYIDIAKWHLYLNDAHLHRPLAEKFYPMLVAGIKATDVSQVLDETKIAIGGGKREIPLSDLIPSSCQKRLLTILEEFDY, encoded by the coding sequence ATGAGTACTACAGAACGTATTGAACAGTTAGCTGCTGCGATCGCAGAAGATGTATATATTGACATCGCGAAGTGGCATTTATATTTGAATGATGCCCATTTGCATCGCCCCCTTGCCGAGAAGTTTTATCCAATGCTTGTGGCTGGCATTAAAGCAACAGATGTGAGCCAAGTCCTAGACGAAACTAAGATTGCTATTGGTGGTGGTAAACGCGAGATTCCTTTGAGTGATTTAATTCCCAGTTCTTGCCAAAAACGATTGTTAACCATTTTAGAAGAGTTTGACTACTAA
- a CDS encoding sensor histidine kinase, whose amino-acid sequence MRRRLALWYAIVTAILLIVFATGFYLYVQSTLIDRIDDTIDHVAEVIERSLIRSNLIDLESDFSRNFSANAQEIDADHIDIDWFSPSGEILWTTNGNSDSLQQRERGILQPVYRTVHLSEAEPLRQMTEPIVINGKLLGYLRISHPWFEVTKPVKQLFLDLAVGTTLMVGVVLLCGWWLAGIAMEPVRESYQRLKQFTADASHELRNPIAVIQTNVQVALSDPNPDLEFQKSQLETIERITRRLGRLIEDLLFLARHDGGITNQKRETCNLSQILYEVGEEQQAIAQQKQITLELPHKDKNLLVSGDRDRLGRLFTNLVSNAIAYTPKGGKVEIIANPLNSINQVQVQVRDTGIGIPEAELSQIFERFYRYQPQKSSKSSSKSGNSATSESGLGLAIAKAIAESHQGQINVESKVGQGTTFTVNLPI is encoded by the coding sequence ATGCGCCGCCGCTTGGCTCTGTGGTATGCGATCGTCACAGCGATTTTGCTGATTGTCTTTGCGACGGGATTCTATCTCTATGTGCAGTCTACCTTGATTGATCGCATTGATGACACGATCGATCATGTTGCCGAAGTCATCGAGCGATCGCTAATTCGTTCTAATCTAATTGACTTAGAATCTGATTTTAGTCGTAACTTTTCGGCAAATGCCCAAGAGATCGATGCCGATCATATTGATATTGATTGGTTTAGTCCCAGTGGAGAGATTCTCTGGACGACTAATGGTAATTCTGATTCTTTGCAACAGAGAGAACGCGGAATTTTGCAGCCAGTTTATCGCACAGTGCATTTATCGGAAGCAGAACCTTTGCGCCAGATGACCGAACCAATTGTGATTAATGGCAAATTGCTGGGATATTTGCGGATTAGTCATCCTTGGTTTGAAGTCACTAAGCCCGTAAAGCAGCTATTTCTCGATCTCGCGGTGGGGACAACGCTAATGGTGGGCGTGGTTTTGCTATGCGGCTGGTGGTTAGCAGGAATTGCCATGGAACCTGTGCGCGAATCCTATCAACGGCTAAAACAATTTACTGCTGATGCTTCCCATGAATTGCGGAACCCGATCGCTGTGATTCAAACCAATGTCCAAGTAGCGCTCTCCGATCCTAATCCTGATCTAGAGTTTCAGAAATCTCAACTAGAAACCATTGAAAGGATTACGCGCCGATTAGGAAGACTGATTGAAGATTTACTCTTTTTAGCGCGGCATGATGGCGGTATTACGAATCAGAAGCGCGAGACTTGCAATTTGTCACAAATCCTCTATGAGGTAGGCGAAGAACAGCAGGCGATCGCCCAACAAAAACAAATTACGCTCGAATTACCTCATAAAGACAAAAATCTTTTAGTATCTGGCGATCGCGATCGCTTAGGGCGTTTGTTTACAAATCTTGTTAGCAATGCGATCGCCTATACGCCCAAGGGTGGCAAAGTGGAAATTATTGCTAACCCCCTCAATTCTATAAATCAAGTACAGGTTCAGGTTAGAGATACTGGCATTGGCATTCCTGAGGCAGAGCTATCCCAAATTTTTGAAAGGTTCTATCGTTATCAACCACAAAAGAGCAGCAAGTCTAGTTCTAAATCGGGAAATTCGGCTACTAGTGAATCGGGTTTAGGCTTAGCCATTGCCAAGGCGATCGCCGAAAGTCATCAGGGACAGATCAATGTCGAAAGCAAAGTTGGACAAGGAACTACTTTTACAGTGAATTTGCCAATTTAA
- a CDS encoding rhomboid family intramembrane serine protease, whose protein sequence is MFPLYDDNPTQDTSIVVYSLIVVNVLIFGYQLSLLDFQFTQWIGNWALIPKGFVANPIREAITLISSQFLHGNILHLVGNMWFLYLFGNNIEYKLGHWKFLFFYLLCGVFSGLAQVITAPMSGLPMLGASGAISGVMGAYLVRFPRARIVTLLWIGFSFIPIPIPAVVFLGLWIAGQTIYAAMANPNLPGVAYLAHVSGFVVGAIAVLIYSKLAKK, encoded by the coding sequence ATGTTTCCTTTATATGATGACAATCCGACCCAAGATACTTCTATTGTTGTCTATAGCTTGATTGTGGTGAATGTCCTGATCTTTGGATATCAGTTGAGTTTGCTAGACTTTCAATTTACACAATGGATAGGGAATTGGGCCTTAATCCCCAAGGGATTTGTTGCTAATCCCATAAGAGAAGCAATTACTTTAATATCATCACAATTTCTTCATGGTAATATTTTGCATTTAGTTGGGAATATGTGGTTTCTCTATCTATTTGGCAACAATATTGAGTATAAGCTCGGTCACTGGAAATTTTTGTTTTTCTATCTACTTTGTGGAGTATTTTCAGGATTAGCACAGGTCATCACTGCACCCATGTCAGGACTACCAATGCTAGGGGCAAGTGGTGCAATATCAGGAGTGATGGGTGCATATTTAGTCAGATTTCCTCGCGCTAGAATCGTGACCTTATTATGGATTGGATTTTCTTTTATTCCCATTCCCATTCCTGCAGTCGTATTTCTCGGTCTATGGATTGCTGGACAGACGATATATGCAGCGATGGCAAACCCAAATTTACCAGGGGTGGCTTATTTGGCTCATGTTAGCGGTTTTGTGGTAGGCGCGATCGCTGTTTTGATCTACTCAAAACTTGCAAAAAAGTAA